The following coding sequences lie in one Rhodothermales bacterium genomic window:
- a CDS encoding DUF3467 domain-containing protein gives MNDVNDAQSHVQLNIELGEDVAEGEYANLVMIAHSSEEFILDFIRVVPGVTKAKVKNRIIITPPHAKRLLAALADNIKRYEAAHGVIPAPAPGGQPVQFGGPSGEA, from the coding sequence ATGAATGATGTAAACGATGCGCAGTCGCATGTCCAACTCAATATCGAACTGGGCGAAGACGTAGCGGAAGGGGAGTATGCGAATCTCGTGATGATCGCGCATTCGAGCGAGGAGTTTATCCTCGATTTTATCCGCGTCGTTCCCGGTGTCACGAAAGCCAAGGTGAAGAATCGGATCATCATTACGCCGCCCCACGCCAAACGGCTCCTCGCCGCCCTGGCCGACAACATCAAGCGCTACGAGGCGGCGCACGGCGTCATCCCCGCGCCGGCTCCGGGCGGTCAGCCCGTTCAATTCGGCGGGCCGAGCGGCGAGGCCTGA
- a CDS encoding cystathionine beta-synthase, which yields MWHDNILGTVGNTPLVRLNRVAAGVPCTVLAKLEYFNPGASVKDRIGIAMVERAEREGLLKPGGTIIEGTSGNTGAGLALAAIARGYRCIFTTTDKQSQEKIDVLQALDAEVIVCPTNVEPDDPRSYYSVARRLAAEIPNSVYLNQYDNPANAEAHYATTGPELWEQTEGRITHYIASAGTGGTISGTARYLKEQNPDISVIGVDPYGSVYYKYFFTREFDKNEIYPYLTEGVGEDILAKNMDFDLIDDYVRVTDKESMQMTRRLAREEGMFVGQSCGMAVAGALQWCQTNRETLSPDDVIVVVLPDSGFRYLSKTYNDKWMRNNGFLERPNHLTVEEVVSLRRRRKSIVQVQAGETLGDAIAVMTEHGISQIPVMEGDKVVGSLTEKGILKRLIEAPAARNERVREAMSDPFPIVPSSLHLEHLSAYLEEDMGAVLVERADGTYDIITKSDLISALANTGRSNQESKGKSNE from the coding sequence ATGTGGCACGACAATATTCTGGGCACCGTAGGCAACACGCCCCTGGTCCGTTTGAACCGCGTGGCGGCCGGCGTACCCTGCACCGTATTGGCCAAACTGGAATACTTCAATCCGGGCGCGTCGGTCAAGGACCGGATCGGTATCGCCATGGTCGAACGCGCCGAGCGCGAGGGGCTGCTGAAGCCGGGCGGGACGATCATCGAGGGCACCAGCGGCAACACCGGCGCCGGCCTCGCCCTGGCGGCCATCGCCCGTGGTTACCGCTGTATTTTTACGACGACCGACAAGCAGAGCCAGGAAAAAATCGACGTGCTCCAGGCGCTCGACGCGGAGGTGATCGTGTGCCCGACAAACGTCGAGCCGGACGATCCCCGCTCGTATTATTCCGTCGCGCGCCGGCTCGCCGCCGAGATCCCCAACTCGGTCTACCTGAACCAGTATGACAACCCCGCCAATGCGGAGGCGCACTACGCCACCACGGGGCCCGAGCTGTGGGAGCAGACGGAAGGACGCATCACCCACTACATCGCGAGCGCCGGCACCGGAGGCACCATCTCGGGGACCGCGCGCTACCTGAAAGAGCAAAACCCGGATATCTCGGTGATCGGCGTCGATCCCTACGGATCGGTGTACTACAAGTACTTTTTCACCCGGGAATTCGACAAGAATGAAATTTACCCCTACCTCACCGAAGGGGTGGGCGAAGATATCCTGGCGAAGAACATGGACTTCGACCTGATCGACGACTACGTCCGCGTGACGGACAAGGAGTCGATGCAGATGACCCGCCGGCTGGCGCGGGAGGAAGGGATGTTCGTGGGCCAATCGTGCGGCATGGCCGTCGCCGGCGCGCTCCAGTGGTGCCAGACGAATCGCGAGACCCTGAGCCCGGACGACGTCATCGTGGTCGTCCTGCCGGATTCGGGCTTCCGCTACCTGTCGAAGACGTACAACGACAAATGGATGCGCAACAACGGCTTCCTCGAGCGACCGAATCACCTGACGGTCGAAGAGGTGGTGTCGCTGCGCCGCCGACGGAAGAGCATCGTCCAGGTCCAGGCCGGCGAAACCCTCGGCGACGCCATCGCAGTGATGACCGAACATGGAATCAGTCAGATCCCGGTGATGGAAGGAGATAAGGTGGTCGGGAGCCTCACCGAAAAAGGCATCCTGAAACGATTGATCGAGGCGCCGGCAGCGCGCAACGAACGCGTTCGGGAAGCCATGAGCGATCCGTTTCCGATCGTGCCGAGTTCGTTGCACCTCGAGCACCTCTCGGCGTATCTGGAAGAAGACATGGGCGCCGTGCTCGTCGAACGCGCCGACGGCACCTACGACATTATCACGAAAAGCGATCTGATCAGTGCCCTGGCCAACACCGGGCGCAGCAACCAGGAATCGAAGGGGAAATCCAATGAATGA